A window of Bradyrhizobium sp. AZCC 1610 contains these coding sequences:
- the fliN gene encoding flagellar motor switch protein FliN, with protein sequence MSDTDAQVPLPDLNAADAPPIDDLAYNEDEQASRIAADLEAVFDVPVQVSAVLGRSKMDVGELLKLGPGTVLELDRRVGEAIDIYVNNRLVARGEVVLVEDKLGVTMTEIIKAERS encoded by the coding sequence ATGAGTGACACCGACGCACAGGTACCGCTACCCGATCTCAACGCCGCGGACGCCCCGCCGATCGACGATCTGGCCTACAACGAGGACGAACAGGCCTCGCGCATCGCCGCCGACCTCGAGGCCGTGTTCGACGTGCCGGTGCAGGTCTCGGCCGTGCTCGGCCGCTCCAAGATGGACGTCGGCGAATTGTTGAAGCTTGGACCCGGCACCGTGCTCGAACTCGACCGCCGCGTCGGCGAAGCCATCGACATCTACGTCAACAACCGCCTGGTGGCGCGTGGTGAGGTCGTGCTGGTGGAAGACAAGCTCGGCGTGACCATGACGGAAATCATCAAGGCGGAACGCAGCTAA